The Myxosarcina sp. GI1 genome contains the following window.
GATTCCATATAATTCATAGTTTTCAGGCGACCAAATAATTTTTCCCGTAGCTATTTCCCAATCCCAAGAACCTGCTTTGGCACTCGACAGTGCTAACTTAAGTAATCTTTCATTTTTCCGCAGCCGAATTACTGCTAATTTGCTGTCAGTAATATCGCGAAAGTAAATTGATAATCCAGCAGCGGTAGGATAAACACTAATTTCATACCAACTTTTAAAAGGAGGATAATAATATTCAAAACAGGTTGCAGTTTTTTGAACTAAGGCGTGCCGATACTGAAGCTCTAATTCTGTTCCCACTAACGGACTAAATTGCGTCCAGAGATTTTGCCCTATAAGTTCTTCCTTAGACTTTCCTAATACTCGTGCTGCTTCCTGGTTGAGATAGGTAAAGTTAAAATCGCGATCTAGGGTATAAAAAGCATCGGTCATGCTTTCGAGAATATCGACAATACGCTGACTCGATTCGAGTAAAGATTGTTCTATCTGTTTGCGTTGGCTAATATCCTGCACCGTTCCCATCATGCGGACTGGTTCGCCATGGCAATCATAAAATCCTCTACCTCTAGCAGCTAACCAGTGTATGCTGCCGTCCGACCAAATAGCCCGATATTCAATACTGTATTCTGTTTTATTGGCTAAAGCTTGTTGCACCGCTGTATCTGTGCGATCGCGGTCTTCAGGATGTAAGGTATTGAGAAATAGTTGATAATTTGTTTCTGTATTAGGAGCGAATCCAAATAAAGCTTTACACCGATCTGTAAATTCTAAACGCTCGTCAATTAAATCCCAAAACCACAGTCCTACGCCAGAAGCCTCTGTAGCTAGCTGTAGCTTAAGTAAAGTTTCATCGTGTTGAAGTTGCAAGTGATGTTCGGAGATCGCTCGATTGACTTCTAGCTTTAATTTTTCTGGTGTAAGTTGTCTTTTTATTAAGTAGTTCGCGGCTCCCAATTTAAGAAATTGCACGGCTATATTTTCATTTCCCTCTCCAGTTAAAACTATTACAGGGAAAGCCAATGGAGAGTTTTGCCGTTGCCAACTAGCTAGCAACTCCAATCCATCCATATCGGGCAGCAGATAGTCTAGTAAAATAATATCGGGTTGGCACTGACGAGCTATTTCTAAGGCAGATTCTCCCGTTTCAGCTTCTACAAAATTATACTTATGCTCTGAATTGGCTTGTAAATAACGCCGATACATTTCTCTGTCTTCGGAGAAATCTTCTACCAGCAATACTGTGACTTGCCCTTTGGTATCTTCAGAAGGTTCTACATTGGAAGTTTTTTTTAGTAAAGTTTGAGGCATAACTGCTGCCTCAGTTGGCTGGCTAATCTCTCTAAAAGATATTTCTATCCCGTAAGCTTGGGGCTGATTCGTTAGAAACAAAGGCTGGCAATCGATAGACAACCAAATCAAACCACTTGGTTTGTAAAAGCCCGCAACTACATTAGAACAAGGCTGTCCCGTTTTAATTGAAGCGATCGCGGGATGATTCTTCGGTAGCAGAGTAGACCCGTCTCGATGAATCATTTGCCAAATTGGATCTAGTAGAGAAGTTCCAATTAGCTGCTTGGCAGTATAGCCCAAAATCAACTCCGCATCGGGATTACAACTTCTAATCGTGCCGTCGGCAAGGAGAAATAGTAATCCTGCTGCTGAAAAAGAACTCGACCTTTGCCTTGAGTTGCTCTGCTTCATGCTGACGACTAGTTTAAAATCCAGAGTTTTCTTACAGCTAAACTATTACTCTTGATTTTATGCGATTTAATGTCTTCTACCTATATAAGCTATAAGCTCGATCGCAACGGTATTGTTTTGAATAGAAAGAGCTACGATCTCAATTTATGACTATTGATTGATATTTTTATCTAACTTGCGATAGATTATTTTTTTTGCTTTGCCAAGATTGAGTTTGTTTATGGATGATGCGATCGCGCTCTGTAAATCTTAGTTAACCTCGAACATACCAATAACATCGCGTCATAAGCTATTAATATTAAAATTTAAATTTACCCTGCATTTAAAAGAAACTATTTATGCCTCTGACTATTTCTACCGAACAACAGCAACTTTTTGACCGCAGCCTCAAGACTATCGAAAAAGTTGAAGGTCTTTTTGTGGAGGCAAAAGAACTATTTCCCGAATTCAATCTCGATATTAATGCTTTCAAACAGCAGCTTTCCAATCCTTTCTCAATCTTTATCTGTGGTGAATTTAACGCAGGCAAGTCTAGTTTGCTAAATCGGCTAAACAACCAGGAAATTGCCACAGTAGGTTTTTTACCTACGACCAAATCTATAGAATCATACAATCCTGAAGGTTTGGGAGGATTAGTTTTTATCGATAGTCCTGGAATTAATTCGATTATCGAACAGCATCAAGAACTTACCGAAAGCTATCTCCAACAGGCAGATATTATTTTGTTTGTTACTTCGATAGAACGTCCTTTGAGTAAATCGGAACAAGACTTTTTAGCCATAGTCGATCGCACCTGGGATCGGAAAATTATCGTTGTTATTAATAAGATCGATTTAATTGACGAACGGCAAATTGAAGAAGTAATTAAGTTTGTCAACAACGGTTTAAAAGTTATCTTAGCGGAAATGCCGCCAGTGTTTGCTCTTTCTGCCGAAACGGGAACTGGCATGGATGAATTTAAAAATTTCCTGTTGGCGTTTTTAGCTGAAAGTGAAAAAGTAAAGCTCAAGCTGCGAGGACCTCAAAGTTCTTTACTGGTATATTTAGATAAACTACAGCAAAAAAATCAAGAACTACAAAACAAATTACAAACTGAAAAAACTCTATTCGATCGCACCTCTAAAAGAATCGAAGAACGCTTGGAAGAATATAATTTACTTTTTGGTCTTTTTAAAGATAATATTGAAGACTTGTTTACGGCTTTGATTCAAGGGGTAAATGAGCTAATTGATAGCAACACTTCCTTTTTTACCGTACTAAAAAGAAAATTTACTAAAGAAGAAGATTTATTAGAAGAAAGATTGGCTAAAACTATCAAAGATATTCAGCTAGATAAAAATTTGCAGGAAATATTTAAAGAGGCAACCTTTACTTTTTTAAAGTACCGCGAAAGAATTGTACGGGAAGCTAAAGAAGATTTAGAAACCGCCGTTACTATTACTGAAGATTCTTTTATAGTTCCTGCTGTAAATGCCGAAAGTTTGGAAGTAGAACAGCTTGCAGAAAGAATAAAAGCCGCCGCCGAAATGGGCTTAGATCGCTTTGTTAAACTAGGTATTACCGCAGCCGCTACGGGCGTAGGCGGA
Protein-coding sequences here:
- a CDS encoding dynamin family protein — translated: MPLTISTEQQQLFDRSLKTIEKVEGLFVEAKELFPEFNLDINAFKQQLSNPFSIFICGEFNAGKSSLLNRLNNQEIATVGFLPTTKSIESYNPEGLGGLVFIDSPGINSIIEQHQELTESYLQQADIILFVTSIERPLSKSEQDFLAIVDRTWDRKIIVVINKIDLIDERQIEEVIKFVNNGLKVILAEMPPVFALSAETGTGMDEFKNFLLAFLAESEKVKLKLRGPQSSLLVYLDKLQQKNQELQNKLQTEKTLFDRTSKRIEERLEEYNLLFGLFKDNIEDLFTALIQGVNELIDSNTSFFTVLKRKFTKEEDLLEERLAKTIKDIQLDKNLQEIFKEATFTFLKYRERIVREAKEDLETAVTITEDSFIVPAVNAESLEVEQLAERIKAAAEMGLDRFVKLGITAAATGVGGQILFSTASVDLTAFAVAGFFGLLGLNAIPNERKKAKEELEINFRNLQENYTKTLKDTLAAELNKCLQQFADIIRPKQEELENQINITKSIQQQEEAIRTEIQTLLTDVEKL